CTCAGGATCTGGAGGCTGGTGCACCAGTGGCAGCTGGAGTAGTCTACATACACCGATATACTAACGCCATAAGAACGCCACAAACGAATTTTTTGTATGTGTTAGTATGAGGCATATGTTAGtgtgcaaaataaatttttattttgattctaAACGAAATTAAGCAAATAGAGGCAAATGAAACTggataaaatcaaattaaaattaacgtatttaactaaaattgttaCGTCCTTTGTCGTTTGTCACAGTCCGATGCAGCAATATTTTATCGTTATAGCTTAGTTAGTCCTTAATGATTTGGTTTTGACGTCCATCCACGTCGAAGCCTGGCGTGACGGAAACGGTCTACTTCCGCAACGGGAGTCGTCGGGTACGAGTAGATCACGTTGTTCCCTCAGCCTTTATTCTCTAACATCCCCAGGTTGCATCGGTTCGTTGCCTTGATGTATATTCTTAgacgattattttaataaataatcagaCCTTTACATCACGTTGCAGAAtcaccaatgtttattctatgaataaaaaacttaattcttcacaagaagttcattttatttctactatTTATCGTTATATCTTGTCACCTcattgccatggtgaagtagctgATTCGCCTTTAACACAGCTTTATACACATCTAGTCTACTAAcacctttaaattttatgtagatCTGTTTGCGCTACTTCCTTACAAAGTTTTCTCTTGATATAAATagtcttttgtaaataaaaaaaaaggttcaaTTTACCTGATAGTCTATCGCTGGTGTCACTTTGAGCTTTACTGAACTCACTGAAAACATCGTCTTGATAAGCTTCTAACTTTATTTCTGGTGGCATTTGACTCTGAAACACACAAATAACTCTGCTCTTGCCAAAACATAGTCCTAACCTAttctaaaatatcaatatattgTTCTCTGCTCTctcaaaaaaatacagttctctaaaaaacacaaaaacaatttttttttcttataagcaaGTGGTCTTTTGAGTTGCTTGAATTAACCTAAGATTATGTGAAAATTTaagattaagttaaaaattgtgACATAAAATAGTAACTTACAGAGATTGCTTTGTTAGAAAATTCACACTTTCTCCTGGCCTTTTTCCTCTCAAAATAAGGTCCCAGTATAACAAGAGCTCTCTTTTCCAGTTTACTTAATGGTGTTATACCTTTCTTTGATGCTGATGTTGATCGCGGTCTCTTGTTTAATAtgctaattttgttttttaacttattcttGAAATCACTCCAATACTGAAAGAACAACAGTAAATTTTCTCATGTAATTTTACGTTGAAAACTATCATTTAGGTGTTTGGTTCAATCTTAAAACTAGAGTTTTGCAATGCAGttggatattttaattttaataaaggtttaaataatttaagatgtaAACATTAAGTTTTAACGAGACATTTTGGAACCAGTGTGCCTATAGCTTTATAAGCTATATAGCAAATTATAATCAAACAAACCTTACTCCATCCATCTGAAGTTTTCTTAGTGCCCGTGCGACTGTTGTTTAGGGTTTTTGTTAACTCATCCCACAAACGTTTCGATGCATGTCGAGCTTCTAAAGTACGGCAATTACCAGTGGCAAATTCAATATGCTGTCCCATGAAGTCTATTAGGGATTTTAATTGCTCGAATGAGATGTTTCTTGACCGGCTTGTATTCTCGGTCATTGTTATTTACTAACAGAATAAGTTTGGTCGAGTTTATGGTTGATTTTGATTGGTTTGACAGTTCAATTGACAATTCACTAGAGATGGCTAAGTAAAATCGGTAAAATCGGTTTTGaatctttttgattttcataGAACTTGTAATCGATAATATTTCGATTACTGGTTCTGAATCACAATATAAaccaattgtttttttttttattcttatttcattctttaaaactatatagaaaaataaaacttttaatcatGGAGGTGttgacaaacaaaaaagaaaggtatttaatgttttttaactaattgtGCTATACATAGGCAAAATAACttttctaaatacaataaGGAATGgaatacttaaattataaaacttactagttaatattaatttgattacaaGATTGATTCTTGAGAGTTGATAGTTGTTTGTTCGTAATGTGAGTGTGGTCGACACTATGTCACCCGTTCATTAAGTACGACATAAAACTGtatgcaaaattaatttattatttcatacgCGTCGGTTGTCAAACTAATCATCCTTAAAGACAAGCATCACGTTAAttcttgttaatttatattttttagtaaagtttaataatgaaGGTAATTAGTCAAGGCATTTATAAAACactgaatattaattttttacaataataaaacacaattgaataattattttattgcattataaTGGCAACAAACAACATCTGTCCATCCTGCGCGAGTGTGCGCGGCGCGGagaaaatttaagaaaaaataaaaaaagaaaagaaatggCAGTTACTAGAGAGAAAGAAAATTGTTCAAGAAAAATTAATGGAAGTATACCTGCATTATCGCTTAATAGTGATAATATGTCGACATCGACCGACAGTGACGACGTAGCGGACCCTACATATGAAATTAGGAACATTCGTAGTATTATAAACGTGACCCGTGAAAACATTGATGCATTGAACGCAAAATTTGCTGGTTTCCAGCACCCGCCGCCGTTGTATTTATCCGAATATCAGGAGTTGACGTTGAAGTTGCATAACTTAGAAGGGACTTTACGAGAATTGTTGCAATCTGAGTCGCCGGATAGGAGTGAAGAGTGTTCTTTACAGGATGACTCGAAGAAGTACGACACGCTTACGAGGCAGCCGAAGGTGTTCCTTCGGGCGCACCTTCCCAACCAGCAGCGTACGAGTGTGCAGGTGAAGGAAGGTGTGACGCTTCGGGAGGCGCTCTCGAAAGCGCTCAAGCTACGGAATTTAACTTGTGAAATGTGCGAAGTGGTGAGGACAGGCAATAGCCAAGTGATTCCCTGGGATGTTGACATTACTATGATTGACGCCGAGGAGGTAGGTcttgatgttttttaattatttaaatttcacaaaGTGAACAGAAATCATAAACAAATAACTATAGTGAATAACAATATGGGCCGATATAATTTCTTCCACGACAGATGGACGAAGTTGCGGTCGACAACTAGTATTTTAGaatgtaaaacaattgaatcttttttacaaaaactatataaCTGTTTTCTGCATGATTTTTCAGTAAACATTAACTGTTAACTTAAACTTTGTAGCCAGATTTAAATACAGAGAAACATCAGCAATCAGGACTAAATTTTTGTGCAGGAACTAATAAGTATTTATGATTTATGTGCTCCAAGAATTTAGCTGTTTCATTTTTCAGTACATACTTTTTCTTGACCATCAGTTTTCATAGTCTATTGcattaatttttgaatcaaTTTCGGGTGTATGCAACATctttaacaactttttaaGTAGTTATTTCTTAGTATATTGAgtataatacataatgtaaattgattattatttattatcatgCAATTACaatcttataattaaattataaatgtgaatgtttggatggatgaatgtttggcatagatgtagaacatagtcttgaagaacacataggcaagtagcctatgtgttcttctaacattttttttattaattccatgCAGACGGTgttgtgggcgacagctagtcaaagATTATTGTCAATGTTACaatagtaataaatgaatGGCAGATTCATATCTACAACAAGTTggatcagttttattttaaataaaagagacAACTATATCTATTTCCatttatatgattaattaTAGGGTCctttattaacatttcaattttaataatcttttttaaaaatttccacagccaaaatatttatataacaacaaAGTTTCTATTTGTGGAGTGTCACAACAACCATACCACATACCAGCGTCACCATTTATAATGTATGTATGCTAATAAAGAAAGTTTGTATCAGGTCACAGTGCGCACATTGGACAAGCTGCCGATAATGTCTCACATCTCACACCAGTTTACACGGAAGACATTCTTCACACTGGCATTCTGTGAGTGCTGCAGGCGGCTGCTGTTTAATGGATTTTACTGCTCCCAGTGCAATTTCAAGTTCCATCAGCGCTGTGCTGACAAAGTACCCAGTATATGTCACCaggtacaataataaatattgtagttaataacattactattaatttgctaattaaagttattgtaaattgtttaatattattttagttgcaGTATGTGTTTGCTCAATTTTGCTGTAAgtgtaatatgtaaaaaaattttaattaactagtacagaattttttatgttatgtctGTAAGGATACGTTTACACAGACCAAGCAGAGAGCAGAGCaactttttattgcaaaattgtgctttatAGAATTGGAATAAGGTTTAAATTCACTTATTGTCTCTTACACTTGCTTGTGATACGAAAGGGAAATCTTGTTTCAATTGAACTCTGCATGTATTCTAAGTTTTccatattagaaataaataaaaacaatttaatagttaCTACAAATTCTACACTAAGATGCTTACTTATTAACAACATAAGTGTGATGATTTAACTTGGCACTTACaattgttggtttctgagactaaaatcctTGTACAAATCATTTTGTTTAGATAAAGGTAATGAGTAGAATagacatattataaaaatttgacgCTTTTCGCTTGGCAGAACTGATTTGCCCAATAGGCGAACTATACTTGTATTGCAGATGCGTGTGACGGACACATATTACGCGGCGCTGCTGGCACAGAACCCGGAGACGCAGGCGGGCATCTTGCACTACCCCTCGCACTTTGGCTACCATCACATGATAAACCGGCCAGATCAGAGCAAGTCAGTGCAACTATCATAGTATTATAACTTGAGACTgctatttataactaacaaCTGATCCGCAAAGTtaatatgattatttattatgttgacTTTATAGGAAGAAAAGCATAAAAAACTAGATAAAATCGActtatcaaattttttttttaatgttagctataaaatatttcagcagtatttccaaacagttacAACTTAGGGGCCTTCAAGAAAATACCGTACACCTCCTTTAAGGGGCGACGCATCTGCGAAtcttctggcgttgcggatgtccataggcgtcggatcaaatagtTTTAGGCGGTCtgttgctaaaaaaaaaaattacaaccatagttcataaaattataaaaacgtatttaaattttcatccaAGTAGGCTGATAAAAAAGCAATGTCATGGTTGCTATGTGCAGGTCTGTCTCTAAGAAGCTGAAGGAGTTTGACACTCACTGGTGAATATTCTGTTATGATGTCATAGcaattttttgtattgatttaaaaaaaaagcttaaatagcttttaaatGCGATAAAAGCTGCAAGTTAACaagtgtaaatattatttgaaagtataT
This sequence is a window from Papilio machaon chromosome 3, ilPapMach1.1, whole genome shotgun sequence. Protein-coding genes within it:
- the LOC106708206 gene encoding uncharacterized protein LOC106708206 isoform X1; amino-acid sequence: MTENTSRSRNISFEQLKSLIDFMGQHIEFATGNCRTLEARHASKRLWDELTKTLNNSRTGTKKTSDGWSKYWSDFKNKLKNKISILNKRPRSTSASKKGITPLSKLEKRALVILGPYFERKKARRKCEFSNKAISSQMPPEIKLEAYQDDVFSEFSKAQSDTSDRLSDGDGVEECMDINNEFDEDSEQNSNEPLIQSLYPKWLIQVEKKRAEAELIRAKAEEHRASVAAKSAEAMLLQAEALRHMSEAATTQAEAMTRIAIALENRNRDNMSI